The window aagggaaggttgAAGAGAAACAAGAATTTCAGAACCCATCACTTAGCTCTGCAGTATGAACTGTACCAAAAAATCCTGGCAGCATCTTGGATTGGTGAAGACCTCCAAGTTATACTTAGGATCACTCTTCAACTCCCCTGGCCTCCCCCCTCCCAGATTCTCAGGTGGCAATTAAGTATAAGATGTAAGGCATCCCTGTCCTGAGCTAGAATGTGAGGGGACCTTAGAATAAAATGGCATGGCGGGATCTAATAGGAATGACTTGATCTTGATGAGGTCCTATTCAAGGCAATCCAAAGCCTGAAGCTTCATGTTCTTATGTACCCTGTTTAATTCAAAGGGGAAGTAGGAATTGGAGCTGGGATTGGAGGACAGGGAGCTTGGGTTCAAAGCTCTTACTCAAGTTGGCTATGTTTTCCAAAGGCAGTCAGAGGTCCCTGTACCAAACAAGCCAACCAGAAGCTCCAGAAACACTTTGTACTCATAGAGAACTTCTTTTCAGTAAACTTGAAAACTTGTCAATATGAGAGTCCATAGATGCCTCCATGTAGAGTTTCAAATGAAACAATTGtggaaaagatcagaaaagaagaaaatggcttTCCTAGTCAGATAGGAAACCAGACCCagatttagtatttttaaaagtgtaaaaaAGGAGTAAGTCTGTACAGAAAAATGTCCAAGTCTTAGAAAATAGATGTGCAAACAGAGGCTTGGAAAGGTGTGGTAGGGGTGGAAATGTCTAGCAATTAGAAGAGTGCATGGTGCCCAATTGCCCAGCAGCCAGCATGAGAATGTCCTTCTTCTCCTTGTGGAAGCGCAGCTCTTTGCCAGCCAGCCGGGCCTCATCCAGCTCCCTCTCAGTGGATGCCAGCTCTCTGGAAAGTGCTCCTGGTACACCTTGCTCCCGGCTTACCCAGTCCAGTGCCATCTGGTGGCGAATATCATCATCCAAGGCTCTGTGTGAATAGTGAGCCAGCACCTCCTGGCAAAAAAGGGGAATGGGAAGGTCATTTAGTTGAGAAGGAGGTTCATGACATCTTGATTCAACCAAAAATTAAAGAGTGTATTTGTTATGGAGTCTACTGACAGCAGGACAGTCTTGAAAtttcaaatgggggggggggggcagctaggtggtgcagtggatagagcaccagccctagagtcaggaacacctgagttcaaatctggcctcagacacttaataattacctagccatgtggccttgggtaagccacctaACCCTTAAGTcttgaaaaaagctaaaaataaataaataaatttcaaatgggCCATAGGGAAAACTCCCAATAGGGAAAGCAAGGgagcaaaaaaaatctaaggtcAAGACTGAAGAAGAGAAAGTTAGGGTTGAGTAAGCAAGAAAGCCAGTATCGGTTTTGACATTCCTGACCTAGCAGAGATAGACCTGCTCAGTGTTAGATCTAACAAACCATCTTAATAACAGCACTTTCTTTTCTTGTGATCTCTCCTTACCTGTCGAGAACATTGTCTCTCTCTCATGGCCTTCAGGCTACCATTCCAATGTAATAGCTGGAAAACTGTCATCAGCTCCTGGGGAAAAGAATGGGACaaagttatgaaaagaaaatactgTGGCTGCCCTTTTTGATCCCTGGGAACATAGAGTCAAAAACTGAGGACATATGTAAAACTGAATAGTTCTTTAAGATCTAATCAAGCTATCATTAAGCACAGACAGCTTATTTAGGCAGAACAATGTTTATGTGTGGAAAAgtttaaaacagaaaaatcacATCAACTTAAAAGTTTACTTGATGGAGAAACgtaagaagaaagtaaaaagttTTGCCTGGCTCACTCTTCCAAGATGACACATCCCTAGAATGGAACTGAGATCCAACTCTGGAAGGTAAAGACAACAGGACTACAAAAGGAATTTTCCAGGTGACTATGAGTCTCCTGGGGTAGAAGTGCTGCTAGAGAGAAAGGATACCAGAGGAGCAGGGAACCTCTGCtaaagcaaaggaaaggagaCCAGCCAGATAAACTAGACCCTTCTAGTCACACAGAACACAAGTGTTCCAGCTGGAGAGAAACCAAGATGGTACCTGGAATTCCAGCATCGACTTGCCCTTGTTGGACTCCAGCATGAAGCGGAAGGCCCCGATCCCTGTGTTGGGGTTGTCGGCCTCTTCCCTGTTGCCCTGATCAAAGAGATGTTCAAAAGAAAGGTGAGTTTTCAGGGCACAATAGTCCTAGGTTGACAAGCTTTGCAAAAGAGAACAAACCTGTTTCTGATTTTTATTGTAGGTAAATGAGAGCTTTTTTAAactagcatttatgaagcaccaaCTGTGTGCTCTGCTGGGGGTTTGAAGGAGACAGGTGACATTTTTATACCCATTTTgccaataaggaaactgataaatgacttgcccaggttcaaacAGACAGTGAGCAGGTTGGATCTGTGCCACCTATGGTTCTGTGTATAAACCCAAAGGGGCAGAGTCGGGCTCCACCAAAGGGGTCCATGAGGTCCCTTGCTCTTGGACCTGAGCTCTGGGAAGTTGTCCAGAAGCATCTGCCTGGCACACTTTCTGAAGGTTGACAGAAGCTGCTAAGATGGATATAAGACGTAGGCAGAAGTGACTTAAAGGGTCAAGGTTGTATAAGGAGCAAGTAAGAAACCTATTCTATGAACTACAACAGACAAGGATCCTGTTGGGGTGCAGTTACTGAGAGCAGCAAGGATGGCAAAATCCTAGAGATGGGGGATAGGTGAAGAAGtcctttttcatggttttttgaAGGGGCAGGGATAATAACTACATTTTTTCCCTCACTAATTCCTTTCTGCCCCTAAGTAGATGAAAAATCTCCTCTAGCCCAACTTGACTTATTCTTTCTCCTCCTATCTAGATTAAAAAGCAATTGGAAAATTGGGCTATAAATGGCGTGGTCAGGACTACTGGGTGAGAGGAAGCAACTATTCCCATTACTCCTCCCCATCATAGAGTCAATCTACATTGCACTTCAACCTTTACTAAACCACCTGACACAGTAACTCCAAAGTtatcaaattatgtatttttttaatttgcaagagatttttaattcattaagtTCACTgtggaaagaaaagcataaagagTGACTCGTCAAGGTCATACACCTTGTACTTGTGGCAGAACTAGTGCCAGAGAGCAAAGGATTTTGTCTAACATTAGATAAAACTGATTTCAGCTTGACCTAGGATTTCCCCATATAATTGATTTGCAGTGGTTTTCCTAATTAATTTTGCATTCTCAAAATACACTGAGATTGAGAGAAAGAGTGCTACACTAGGTCACAGGGGAACACATATAATGATTAAAAATGTGCCCCAACTGATCTTCAATGCAGATAACAAACATTACTAGaataaatgtgtatttttctTCACCTTGATCAAAAAGCAGTTACTTCATGGCTACAGAGAGGCAGCTATACAGTTtgggaatggggtggggagggtaTAGGATGGAAAATAGCAGTATCTATGGCAGAGTTATTATCTTAGACCAAAAAAGCTCATTTGCAGGATGGACCATGATCACTTTAAAGGTTAAAGGTGGAGTTTTGCCTCACTCCCACATCCATCCCCACCCCGTAAAAAGATCAGAGTTAGGTAAGGTCATATAAAAGGATTCCTTGCAAAAATTCATCAAGAAATGTGGAGGGAATAGATATATACAGAAGAGAAGGGAATGTTTCAAGCCAGAAAAgaacaaacagaagttaaacatatttttattttggcatATCTCTAACATTTCCTGATTCACTAGTAAACTTCGGGGATTCCAAatgctataaaagaaaaaagagcacacaaacacagagtaaaaacaagaaatggataatgaaaaacaaaagaaacaatgaaagagtaggcaggcaaaggaaggaaagtttTTTGACTCTCCCACCCCACTTTCTCCCATTCCAAATCCAAGTGCTTACATTGAAAGATGCCAGGGCCTCTGAGACACTCTTTTCAATGAAGTCATCTGTGATTCTTCGGGAGGGATGTTCGTTAAACACAGAGTTCATTAGTGCAATCTTTGCAGCACTCCTACGGGCCTCAGCTTTTGTTGGGCAAAACTGggcaggaagagagagacaggaagggaACTCttgagtgtgtatatgtttatatttggaaaggaggaaacagagggagagagaaaggaaaagcaaatggatgaaaaatcagTTGTGCTCAAAACACTCAAGTTTTCCTTAGAAAATGGCTCCGAAGCTTGGAACCATACACAATTTTGCCTCAACATCCTGAAGTCATTAAGAGGGAGCTGGAGATTGCTGTAATCCACACCATGCTGAATGCAGAATGAAGGAGGCAGCTGAAGTCAGGATATAATCACTGTACATGAAAAATGCTCCTGTTCAAACTGTCAACAGAATTAATTACTCAAAAGCCAAACTCTGGCTGGCCGGTTAGGAATCTGTCATGTTCTCTGGCTCTGGGATGGGAATAGGGGATTGGGGGttggaggatttttttcccccttctctttttttgtatctatCCAAAAACTTCAAGACAAGAATAAAAATCTCACTTGGGGCTAAGGACTCACTATCCTCTGGGTTCCTTTTACCCCAATAGCTGCAGGAAGACTAAGGTTAGGTATGGATTTCCAAATTAGAATGTAAAGTCCAAAAGTAAAGGTAAGatgaagcagagaaaaaaataaatgctttttgtgcATGCACTCAACACAAGAACCATAttcagtcttatttttaaaatccaaacaAAGTCCCTCTACTTCTTAGATGGTCCTATTTCAGCTCCCCAAACTGATCATAATGGCTATTcaaatgtcaatttaaaaaattcaaatgccatttttaaaaagtttttt is drawn from Macrotis lagotis isolate mMagLag1 chromosome 5, bilby.v1.9.chrom.fasta, whole genome shotgun sequence and contains these coding sequences:
- the LIX1L gene encoding LIX1-like protein, with translation METLRAQRLQPGVGGGGGMGTLRALRPGVTGAAAAAASPPGGPPPAPPPPAPPPPPLLLSGAAGLPLPPGATGSPAVLREAVEAVVRSFAKHTQGYGRVNVVEALQEFWQMKQSRGADLKNGALVVYEMVPSNSPPYVCYVTLPGGSCFGSFQFCPTKAEARRSAAKIALMNSVFNEHPSRRITDDFIEKSVSEALASFNGNREEADNPNTGIGAFRFMLESNKGKSMLEFQELMTVFQLLHWNGSLKAMRERQCSRQEVLAHYSHRALDDDIRHQMALDWVSREQGVPGALSRELASTERELDEARLAGKELRFHKEKKDILMLAAGQLGTMHSSNC